Proteins co-encoded in one Arachis hypogaea cultivar Tifrunner chromosome 13, arahy.Tifrunner.gnm2.J5K5, whole genome shotgun sequence genomic window:
- the LOC112738428 gene encoding uncharacterized protein, producing the protein MIRIIKVHLQLAILLPHQFRVLFHLLLVHLYTNPYQEPTLLHLLASQIPLDTLIPAFQFPVLPKGFKCLNATGKVYIARNVLFDESSMFPSLNTNCSTASSVSTSFIPQIPQIQIGQVILEGRRSTSGYCLYFGCNPILWSSRKQKSV; encoded by the exons ATGATCAGAATTATCAAGGTCCACCTTCAACTAGCAATACTTTTACCCCATCAATTCAGAGTTCTATTCCACCTCCTCCTCGTTCATCTTTACACCAACCCTTACCAAGAACCTACCTTGCTACACCTTCTTGCATCTCAGATTCCTCTTGATACCCTGATTCCG GCATTCCAATTTCCAGTTCTG CCCAAAGGCTTCAAGTGCCTAAATGCTACTGGAAAAGTGTATATTGCAAGAAATGTACTTTTTGATGAATCTAGTATGTTTCCTTCTTTAAATACTAATTGCTCTACAGCATCATCAGTGAGTACATCTTTCATTCCTCAAATTCCTCAG ATTCAGATTGGACAAGTGATTTTGGAAGGTCGGAGATCTACTAGTGGGTACTGCTTATATTTTGGATGTAATCCAATCCTTTGGTCAAGTCGCAAACAAAAGAGTGTCTAG
- the LOC112738427 gene encoding gamma-soluble NSF attachment protein — MSTSDPNKLITKADKLTKLSFTRWTADWRSATVLYEQAANAFRLAKDYEKAKTAYEKASKGQEMLSSPWDAAKHMESAAALAKELSNWREVADFYRRASELYIECGRPQPASDALAKGARALEDTMPEEAIQLYTDACTVLEEDEREQMAFDLYRAAANVYIKLEKYTDAASLMLKLGLAAEKSNAINSQCKAYLSAVIIYLYAHDFKQAEKCYNDCSQVDAFLSSDQNRCASKLLAAYTDGDVEEIKRVAQSSTISHLDHVIIKLARKLPTGDVSALKGRTAEGEEAPLDENDLT, encoded by the exons ATGTCCACCTCTGATCCCAACAAGTTGATAACCAAAGCTGATAAGCT AACAAAACTCAGTTTCACAAGGTGGACTGCGGATTGGAGAAGTGCTACAGTTCTTTATGAGCAGGCTG CTAATGCATTTAGACTTGCCAAGGACTACGAGAAAGCCAAAACAGCATATGAGAAAGCTTCAAAAGGACAAGAGATGCTTTCTTC ACCATGGGATGCCGCTAAGCACATGGAGTCTGCTGCTGCGTTAGCAAAGGAACTAAGCAACTGGAGAGAAGTTGCCGATTTCTATCGTAGGGCATCTGAATTGTACATTGAGTGTGGGAGACCACAGCCTGCATCCGACGCCCTTGCCAAGGGAGCCCG TGCATTGGAAGATACCATGCCTGAAGAAGCCATTCAGCTATATACAGATGCTTGTACAGTTCTTGAAGAGGATGAAAGAGAACAAATGGCATTTGATTTGTATCGTGCTGCAGCCAATGTTTATATAAAACTTGAGAA ATATACAGACGCCGCATCTCTCATGTTGAAATTGGGCTTGGCAGCTGAGAAGTCTAATGCTATCAATAGCCAATGCAAG GCATATCTTAGTGCGGTTATTATCTACCTTTATGCTCATGACTTTAAGCAAGCAGAGAAGTGCTACAATGACTGTTCCCA GGTTGATGCTTTCCTCAGCAGCGACCAGAACCGTTGTGCTAGCAAGCTTCTTGCTGCTTACACAGATGGAGATGTTGAAGAAATCAAACGTGTTGCTCAGTCGAGCACTATTTCACATCTTGACCATGTG ATCATTAAGCTTGCAAGGAAACTCCCAACAGGCGATGTGAGCGCACTAAAGGGCAGAACTGCTGAAGGGGAAGAAGCACCACTTGATGAAAACGATCTGACATAA